One genomic window of Kosmotoga olearia TBF 19.5.1 includes the following:
- a CDS encoding B12-binding domain-containing radical SAM protein has protein sequence MVYPEYPDTFWGFKHALKFASKRAALPPLGLLTIASYLPDEWNIKLVDMNCERLKEKDVRNSDYVFISAMAVQRESVKDVIRRCNELNVPVIAGGPLFTMEPDHFPNADHFVLGEAEEIMPELVEDIENGKLKRYYASPDFPDITKAPVPRWDLLHLKWYYSMGIQYSRGCPFDCEFCEIGALNGHVPRSKSTEQIIQELQTLYDLGWRRSVFFVDDNFIGKRFDLKRKVLPAIIEWQKAHNYPFTFYTEVSIDLADDDELVNLMTRAGFNRVFVGIETPDKESLKETNKYQNIKHNLEKSVEKLHSSGLEVQGGFIIGFDHDTPSIFKRQFSFIQRTGIVTAMVGMLNAPRGSKLYERMRNEGRLISEFVENNVEISINFIPRMNIKTLISGYQRLMKQLYSPVNYYRRLRKFLSVYKFPNTFRLKKITFIEIKAFLRSLVVIGIFGKERFEYWKLLIWSLFKKRRHFPLVVALAISGYHFRKIAEKISKKKVSLIFEKPFSSGNLAAKM, from the coding sequence GAAGTTTGCTTCTAAAAGGGCTGCATTACCTCCATTGGGATTGCTGACGATCGCTTCTTATCTTCCAGATGAATGGAATATAAAGTTGGTCGATATGAACTGTGAGAGGTTGAAAGAAAAGGATGTTAGAAACAGTGATTACGTTTTTATAAGCGCTATGGCTGTACAACGTGAATCTGTCAAAGATGTCATACGGCGATGCAACGAATTGAATGTTCCGGTTATTGCAGGTGGACCGCTATTCACAATGGAACCCGATCATTTTCCGAATGCAGATCATTTCGTTTTAGGAGAAGCTGAAGAGATCATGCCAGAACTCGTAGAAGATATTGAAAATGGCAAATTGAAGAGATATTACGCAAGCCCGGATTTTCCTGATATAACAAAAGCACCTGTTCCCAGATGGGATCTTTTACATCTCAAGTGGTATTACTCGATGGGGATACAGTATTCCAGGGGCTGTCCATTCGACTGTGAGTTTTGTGAGATAGGTGCACTTAATGGCCATGTTCCAAGATCGAAAAGTACAGAACAGATTATTCAAGAATTGCAAACCCTCTATGATTTGGGATGGAGAAGATCTGTTTTTTTTGTGGACGATAACTTCATCGGGAAAAGATTTGACCTCAAACGGAAAGTTTTACCAGCTATTATCGAATGGCAAAAAGCGCATAACTACCCTTTCACATTCTACACGGAAGTATCCATAGATCTTGCGGATGACGATGAACTAGTAAACTTGATGACCCGGGCGGGATTTAACAGGGTTTTTGTTGGTATAGAAACTCCGGATAAGGAGAGTCTTAAGGAAACAAACAAATATCAGAATATCAAACATAATCTGGAGAAATCCGTAGAGAAATTACATTCTTCAGGTCTTGAAGTACAGGGGGGGTTCATCATAGGGTTTGACCATGATACGCCTTCTATATTCAAGCGTCAATTCAGTTTCATTCAACGAACGGGTATAGTAACGGCCATGGTTGGCATGCTGAATGCTCCTCGTGGAAGCAAGCTTTACGAGCGGATGCGTAATGAAGGCAGATTGATCAGTGAGTTTGTTGAAAATAACGTGGAGATTTCCATAAATTTTATTCCCAGAATGAATATAAAAACCCTGATCTCCGGTTATCAAAGGCTTATGAAACAACTTTATTCTCCCGTAAATTACTATAGACGGTTAAGAAAATTCTTGTCTGTCTATAAATTCCCCAATACTTTTAGATTGAAAAAAATAACTTTCATAGAAATCAAAGCCTTTTTAAGGTCGCTTGTGGTGATAGGGATATTTGGTAAAGAAAGGTTTGAGTACTGGAAATTACTCATATGGAGCCTCTTCAAAAAAAGAAGGCATTTTCCACTGGTCGTGGCGCTTGCAATATCAGGTTATCATTTCAGGAAAATAGCCGAGAAAATTTCAAAAAAGAAGGTTTCATTGATATTCGAAAAACCTTTCTCTTCCGGAAATCTTGCCGCTAAGATGTAA